In one Vampirovibrio chlorellavorus genomic region, the following are encoded:
- a CDS encoding phosphoribosyltransferase produces MVFKDRADAGRQLAEALLPYERENCLIFALPRGGVEVAIEVARRLRKPMDVLVVRKIGAPGHEELAAGAVGPEDVLILNRDVLVMLGLQPNALQSRIDQARTELNRRLRQYRGNRPFPGLNGKTAIIVDDGLATGATARAALKALKALGPAKIVLAVPVGTRPLLSQLRYEVDDLVCLEKPDSFDAVSAWYERFPQCTDAQVTQWLKESEQLNRQNKWQEAQTQNSPSSQSPKPMHWENLPL; encoded by the coding sequence ATGGTGTTCAAAGATCGTGCGGATGCCGGGCGTCAATTGGCGGAGGCATTGCTTCCCTATGAGCGGGAAAACTGCCTGATTTTTGCCCTGCCCAGAGGCGGGGTCGAGGTGGCCATCGAAGTGGCCCGTCGCCTGCGAAAACCAATGGATGTGCTGGTGGTTCGTAAAATTGGGGCCCCGGGCCACGAAGAACTGGCGGCAGGGGCGGTTGGCCCTGAAGATGTCCTGATTCTGAACCGGGATGTTCTGGTCATGCTGGGGCTACAACCCAACGCGCTTCAGTCCAGAATTGACCAGGCCAGAACCGAGTTAAACCGCCGACTACGCCAGTACCGGGGCAATCGCCCCTTCCCCGGTCTTAACGGAAAAACCGCCATCATCGTGGATGACGGGCTGGCCACCGGGGCTACGGCCCGGGCCGCCCTCAAGGCGCTGAAGGCTCTGGGTCCGGCCAAGATCGTTCTGGCGGTACCGGTTGGAACCCGCCCCCTGTTGAGCCAGCTCCGTTACGAAGTGGATGATCTCGTTTGCCTGGAAAAGCCCGATAGTTTTGATGCGGTTAGCGCTTGGTATGAGCGCTTTCCCCAATGCACAGACGCCCAGGTGACTCAATGGCTGAAAGAGTCCGAACAGCTGAACCGGCAAAACAAGTGGCAAGAGGCCCAAACCCAGAACAGTCCGTCGTCACAATCACCCAAGCCCATGCACTGGGAAAATCTGCCCCTGTGA
- a CDS encoding lipid II flippase MurJ has product MLIHLKRFTQFQASIYRKLPPGSWQKLASLSRQGGSKIALLQILVVGLTFLKEIVMTAFLGLAQFMDAYTLVNNILIFTRSYFEQLGYGALIPAVAQCESAESSRKQAHPVNQPAQTDQHDAPFSPQRLLVVLLNYTILFTLLVGGAIGLLHQPIAQLIAPSWSGEKLQHLLLLTWLVLPSCFMFQVAEMFRVLCIQEKRFALYQLPRITSLLLFIVSFVLLLKMMGPMGLVIALPLSQLVELLMYCVGLKIRPRWVWRTEGSASFLQKIIPVSLTWGVFSLTALVDNYFLSFLPTGEPSAFRYAYVSVLIAGSLTVVNLQMVKLADLNQACSEQDLEKALAILKGASVQILLWSLPLIVGSVVFAPWLIKVVYERGAFTAHNTMLVSQCYQILIVMVPYTALWRLMSSCFYNLNLIRPLLLIGVVLLALRIGMDWLGLQLMGLHGLSWMVLMNSYLLLMALGLFLLAVRNRLKTEGAP; this is encoded by the coding sequence ATGCTTATTCACCTGAAACGCTTCACACAATTTCAAGCGTCAATTTATCGGAAACTGCCGCCGGGTAGCTGGCAAAAGTTAGCGTCCCTGTCCCGGCAGGGCGGCTCTAAAATCGCTCTCTTGCAGATTCTGGTGGTAGGGCTGACTTTTTTAAAAGAAATTGTGATGACGGCCTTTCTGGGGCTGGCTCAATTCATGGACGCCTACACGCTGGTTAATAATATCCTGATATTTACCAGAAGCTATTTTGAGCAGTTGGGCTACGGCGCGCTGATTCCGGCGGTGGCTCAGTGTGAGTCGGCAGAGTCCAGCCGAAAGCAGGCGCATCCAGTCAACCAGCCAGCTCAGACAGATCAACATGACGCGCCTTTTTCGCCGCAAAGGCTATTAGTCGTCTTGCTCAATTACACCATTCTGTTTACCCTGCTTGTCGGGGGAGCCATTGGCCTGCTTCATCAACCCATTGCACAACTGATAGCGCCAAGCTGGTCCGGTGAGAAGTTACAGCACCTGCTACTGCTGACCTGGCTGGTTCTGCCGTCCTGCTTTATGTTTCAGGTGGCTGAAATGTTTCGGGTACTCTGCATTCAGGAAAAACGGTTTGCACTCTACCAGCTTCCCCGAATCACCAGCCTGTTGCTATTTATTGTCAGCTTTGTGCTTTTATTGAAGATGATGGGACCAATGGGGCTGGTAATCGCATTGCCCCTTTCCCAACTGGTGGAATTGTTGATGTACTGTGTGGGGTTGAAAATCCGGCCCCGGTGGGTTTGGCGCACGGAAGGGTCAGCGTCTTTCCTGCAAAAAATAATACCGGTCAGCCTGACCTGGGGTGTTTTCTCACTGACGGCCCTGGTGGACAACTACTTTTTGAGTTTTTTGCCCACCGGCGAGCCCAGCGCCTTTCGATACGCTTACGTAAGTGTTCTGATCGCGGGAAGTCTTACGGTCGTCAATTTGCAAATGGTCAAACTGGCAGACCTGAATCAGGCCTGCTCCGAGCAGGATCTGGAAAAGGCGCTTGCCATCCTGAAAGGCGCCAGTGTCCAAATCCTGTTGTGGAGTTTACCCCTGATTGTGGGCTCGGTGGTGTTTGCCCCCTGGTTGATCAAAGTCGTGTACGAACGGGGAGCGTTCACCGCTCACAATACAATGCTGGTGTCGCAGTGTTATCAGATTCTGATTGTGATGGTTCCCTACACGGCGCTCTGGCGTTTGATGAGCAGTTGCTTCTATAACCTCAACCTGATTCGCCCCTTGCTTTTGATTGGCGTGGTTTTGTTAGCGCTGCGCATTGGCATGGACTGGCTGGGGCTTCAGCTGATGGGCCTGCACGGCCTGTCCTGGATGGTGCTGATGAATTCCTATTTATTATTAATGGCACTGGGCCTGTTTTTACTTGCGGTGAGAAACAGGCTCAAGACAGAAGGCGCACCCTGA
- a CDS encoding sugar transferase, which translates to MEPSSFPRQSSLPEPEAASERFLLEYMPFTPSVEYRRWYGFKRVFDVILASLGLVFFAPLFVLIALAIKLTSPGPVLFRQERLSIYEKPFTLIKFRTMVDQAEAKTGPTWVQEGDARITAIGRFLRKTHVDELPQLWNILLGEMSLIGPRPERPVFVKRFRDEDVQNYSCRHFFRPGITGYAQMKNPNPTVDQIQEKTDADLWYITNWSVKLELWLMRQTAVYFFRSLRKLISRSSSPASHPASH; encoded by the coding sequence ATGGAACCGTCATCATTTCCCAGGCAATCTTCCCTTCCTGAGCCAGAAGCGGCCTCGGAGCGCTTTTTGCTGGAATACATGCCGTTTACCCCCTCTGTGGAGTATCGTCGGTGGTATGGTTTCAAGCGCGTGTTCGATGTGATCCTTGCCAGCCTGGGACTGGTTTTTTTTGCCCCCCTTTTTGTGCTGATTGCCCTGGCCATTAAACTGACCTCGCCGGGGCCGGTCTTATTTCGTCAGGAGCGATTGTCGATTTATGAAAAGCCGTTTACCCTGATCAAGTTTCGTACCATGGTGGATCAGGCGGAAGCTAAAACAGGCCCCACCTGGGTGCAGGAGGGAGATGCGCGAATTACGGCAATTGGGCGCTTTTTACGGAAAACGCACGTGGATGAATTGCCCCAGCTCTGGAATATTCTGTTGGGCGAAATGTCATTGATAGGCCCACGCCCGGAGCGTCCTGTTTTTGTAAAGCGGTTCCGTGATGAGGATGTTCAGAATTACAGTTGCAGGCACTTTTTCAGGCCCGGAATCACCGGCTACGCTCAAATGAAAAACCCGAATCCCACGGTGGATCAGATCCAGGAAAAAACAGACGCGGATCTCTGGTACATTACCAATTGGAGCGTCAAGCTGGAGCTTTGGCTGATGCGTCAAACCGCTGTCTACTTTTTTCGATCACTCCGAAAACTGATTTCAAGATCGTCCAGCCCTGCCAGTCATCCGGCTAGTCATTAA
- a CDS encoding NAD-dependent epimerase/dehydratase family protein produces the protein MTKSERSGMNCLVTGGAGFVGSHLVDALVSEGHRVSVFDNLSTGKRHNILQHGGKVEFIQGDIRDMPALTQACRDQDIIFHKAAIASVSESVRDPQSTYEVNILGTGNVFEAAGQAGVKHLVFASSAAVYGPVEYPECHEGLLPQPASQYGLSKLVGEQYGQFYSRFNHMQVTCLRYFNIYGARQSQSSDYAGVISLFIGNLLSNRNLTVFGNGKQTRDFVNVADVVQANLKALANTGQYPFEVLNIGSGQKRSLLDLIECLRALGFQNFEVAHRPERRGDLRHSLSSIEKARTLLGFCPSVAFKDGLAEVVEYIRCQKGSCGDTLQAGEPLVNYTDKACNA, from the coding sequence ATGACGAAGTCTGAACGTTCGGGTATGAACTGCCTTGTCACTGGCGGGGCAGGTTTTGTCGGTTCACATCTGGTGGATGCCCTGGTGTCGGAGGGGCATCGGGTGAGTGTGTTTGATAATCTATCGACAGGTAAACGCCATAACATTCTACAGCACGGCGGAAAGGTTGAGTTCATTCAGGGTGATATTCGCGACATGCCCGCTTTAACGCAAGCCTGCCGGGATCAGGATATCATTTTTCACAAGGCGGCCATTGCCTCCGTGTCTGAGTCGGTTCGGGATCCGCAAAGTACTTATGAGGTGAATATTCTGGGGACGGGCAACGTGTTTGAGGCGGCAGGACAAGCCGGGGTCAAGCATCTGGTGTTTGCCTCCAGTGCCGCTGTGTATGGGCCGGTGGAGTATCCGGAGTGCCACGAAGGCTTACTGCCGCAACCAGCCTCCCAATACGGGCTCAGTAAACTGGTTGGGGAACAGTATGGTCAGTTTTATTCCAGGTTTAATCACATGCAGGTGACCTGCTTGCGGTACTTTAATATTTACGGAGCCCGGCAGAGTCAGAGTTCTGACTATGCGGGCGTTATTTCGTTATTCATTGGCAACTTGCTCTCAAACCGGAATTTAACTGTGTTTGGGAACGGGAAGCAGACCCGCGATTTTGTCAATGTGGCCGACGTGGTGCAAGCCAACCTGAAGGCGCTAGCGAATACCGGACAGTACCCGTTTGAGGTTCTGAATATCGGAAGCGGTCAAAAGCGCTCTCTGCTGGATTTGATTGAATGCTTAAGGGCGCTGGGGTTCCAGAATTTTGAAGTGGCGCATCGACCGGAGCGTCGGGGCGACTTGCGGCACTCTTTATCCAGTATCGAGAAGGCCAGGACGCTGCTTGGGTTTTGCCCGAGCGTCGCCTTTAAAGACGGACTGGCGGAGGTGGTGGAGTACATCCGGTGTCAAAAGGGATCCTGCGGGGATACTTTGCAGGCCGGTGAGCCTTTGGTGAACTATACGGACAAGGCGTGCAACGCATAA
- a CDS encoding glycosyltransferase — translation MKSRVKPEVKAQKVILLAHEHLYGGGTKQTFLLAEALVAKGVQTVLISNAEKTWLGQTIAQNGLPVKTYYSPLIDRAIRPWQELQVLFFIIKVFLKEKPDVVLASGVKLIGLSGVASWLCRVPGRFAIIRGEGAPPGSRTLKMIYLMHRGLALLGVRYITVSEYIRRQMMNGGICRPDRIHTIHDGIPIAEFANRSASLTSDTAPFAEARPPGAFKIGMVGRLVPGKRYDYFIQLMTALCREFPHVYGVLIGEGPDRPHLERLIQASGFTDRIGMAGYCADMPKVYGDLDFTVLFTDYEGCPNSVLESMAAGVPVLASDVCGMGEILESGCNGFLVKHGDVEGATALVRKVIENPAYCQSMSQNARDSVSRHFDASQKLQALASYLLGSNSS, via the coding sequence GTGAAGTCCAGAGTGAAGCCCGAAGTGAAGGCCCAAAAAGTTATCCTGCTGGCCCATGAGCATTTATACGGCGGGGGTACAAAGCAGACGTTTCTGTTGGCGGAAGCACTGGTTGCCAAGGGTGTGCAAACGGTGTTGATCTCCAACGCGGAAAAGACCTGGCTAGGACAGACGATTGCGCAAAACGGCTTACCTGTGAAAACGTATTACTCTCCTCTCATCGATCGGGCTATTCGGCCCTGGCAGGAACTTCAGGTGCTTTTTTTCATCATCAAGGTTTTTCTCAAGGAAAAGCCGGATGTGGTACTGGCCTCAGGGGTCAAGTTGATTGGGTTGAGTGGTGTGGCAAGCTGGTTGTGCAGGGTTCCGGGTCGGTTTGCCATTATTCGGGGAGAGGGGGCGCCACCGGGCTCTCGCACACTCAAAATGATTTACCTCATGCATCGAGGGTTGGCCCTGCTGGGCGTCCGTTACATCACGGTGTCCGAATATATTCGGCGGCAGATGATGAATGGGGGCATTTGTCGCCCGGATCGGATTCACACCATTCACGATGGCATTCCGATTGCGGAATTTGCCAACCGCTCAGCGTCTCTAACCTCCGATACCGCTCCCTTTGCGGAAGCGCGACCACCCGGTGCTTTTAAAATTGGCATGGTGGGCCGCTTGGTGCCGGGCAAGCGCTACGATTATTTCATTCAGTTGATGACCGCCTTATGCCGGGAATTTCCGCACGTTTACGGGGTCTTGATCGGGGAAGGCCCGGATCGCCCCCATCTGGAGCGCCTGATTCAAGCCTCGGGTTTTACGGATCGCATTGGGATGGCGGGTTATTGCGCCGATATGCCCAAAGTTTATGGCGATCTGGATTTCACGGTTTTATTTACCGATTATGAGGGGTGTCCCAACTCGGTTTTGGAAAGCATGGCCGCTGGTGTGCCTGTGCTGGCTTCGGACGTTTGCGGGATGGGTGAAATACTGGAGTCAGGGTGCAACGGATTTCTGGTGAAGCATGGCGATGTGGAGGGCGCTACCGCCCTGGTGAGGAAGGTTATAGAAAATCCGGCGTATTGCCAGTCAATGAGCCAGAACGCCCGCGATTCTGTTTCTCGTCATTTCGACGCCAGTCAAAAGCTGCAGGCGCTTGCTTCCTATCTGCTGGGCTCCAATTCGTCCTGA
- a CDS encoding polysaccharide biosynthesis/export family protein, producing the protein MSLILKQNVPKSLAALSVWGALVLLGMQNAMATEPAKGPHQQANAESAVTRFSLEEAERDPAPLSLSSLKSTSSVVLTDKDFSVWWTQLLSQNAKSDPQATLESTQPASSASSPEKGFHPVSLSHQENHPLVAKAEWQDYHLKPGDVISLQVLSHPEFSLRNLLIAPDGTIALPLLGKVNTINHSVDSLTAVLTKGFASALRHPAVTVSLDKIAPQRIYILGAVKKPGLYLLDGQDNSAITPLGVNPPRLDYHLSSALVKAGGLLADADLAHVRVFNLNNASCVEANIVELLAYGALANDVALGLEDVIYVPRLENAQWNHPEVLKLLANSNLGQETYPIRVYGYVTRPDVYQLSPTEMSLQSVLAKAGLDVDKAEPRQVIVARTLPNQQMLALKVDATRKDMILFPNDSVIVSKGNWKHWIKSTFGAASAITLPAANIKYILDNTNVVTP; encoded by the coding sequence ATGTCGTTGATTCTCAAACAGAATGTCCCAAAATCCCTAGCCGCCTTGTCTGTGTGGGGGGCACTGGTGTTGCTCGGCATGCAGAACGCCATGGCCACAGAGCCCGCGAAAGGGCCTCATCAGCAGGCGAATGCGGAGTCCGCGGTTACCCGTTTTTCATTGGAGGAAGCGGAGCGAGATCCGGCGCCGCTTTCCCTGAGTTCCCTGAAAAGCACCTCTTCAGTGGTGCTGACGGACAAGGACTTCTCGGTCTGGTGGACACAGCTCCTGTCTCAAAATGCAAAGTCCGACCCTCAGGCAACGCTGGAAAGCACTCAGCCCGCTTCATCGGCCTCATCTCCAGAAAAAGGCTTTCATCCGGTTTCGCTCAGTCATCAAGAGAATCACCCTTTGGTGGCCAAAGCCGAGTGGCAGGACTATCATTTAAAGCCGGGGGATGTCATTTCCTTGCAGGTGCTGAGTCATCCGGAATTTTCCCTTCGGAACCTTTTAATCGCCCCCGATGGCACCATTGCCTTGCCCTTGTTGGGTAAGGTCAATACCATCAATCACAGTGTAGACAGTTTGACTGCGGTATTGACCAAGGGATTCGCAAGCGCCTTGCGTCATCCCGCAGTGACGGTGTCACTGGACAAAATTGCCCCGCAGCGCATTTATATTCTGGGAGCGGTAAAAAAACCCGGACTGTATCTACTGGATGGGCAGGATAATTCCGCCATCACACCGCTTGGCGTGAATCCGCCCAGACTGGATTACCACCTCAGTTCAGCCCTGGTGAAAGCGGGCGGTTTACTGGCCGATGCGGATTTGGCCCATGTAAGGGTGTTTAACCTGAATAACGCCTCTTGCGTGGAGGCCAACATTGTTGAATTACTGGCTTACGGGGCATTGGCGAACGATGTTGCCCTGGGGCTGGAAGATGTGATCTACGTTCCCCGACTGGAAAACGCTCAGTGGAATCACCCTGAGGTACTGAAACTGCTGGCAAACAGCAATCTGGGGCAGGAGACCTATCCCATTCGGGTCTACGGTTATGTAACGCGTCCGGATGTGTACCAGTTAAGCCCTACCGAGATGAGCTTACAAAGCGTGCTGGCCAAAGCCGGGCTTGATGTTGATAAAGCGGAGCCCCGGCAGGTTATTGTGGCCAGAACCCTGCCCAATCAACAAATGCTGGCTTTAAAAGTGGATGCCACCAGGAAAGATATGATTCTGTTTCCCAATGATTCCGTGATTGTGTCCAAAGGAAACTGGAAGCACTGGATTAAATCCACGTTTGGGGCGGCCTCTGCCATCACCTTGCCCGCGGCCAATATCAAGTACATTCTGGACAATACCAACGTAGTCACGCCATGA
- a CDS encoding GumC family protein: protein MDSIFLVLKRHRWLATAIFCFSFLTVVLIHFLSAPVYEVKSSVYIQRKIPNQYQAYEYDDTLDHIRILKSNLVLDKVVSRLRKEFPKREDVAQDLLLRRLRADSNVSTELSQVTKVIDLYFQDTSAHFAKKVLDHTLKSYEEALAHIAQETRLKGIDFLKVRLAEVQRNRHQLAENLKQVEAASGTTDIDLKNSELVKLKSNFTQLLGTTSAEILATEKQIKHLERILGLSPAQVQRLVSIKSDPKLEIWQKQLAMEKGELAKLKSAFTDSYPVVLEKEDLIQRLERLIGQRIQSSYSQNIHPAALVGEDKAFSDLDVTFGKQLIELTTQRAALLQQKSYYESFLSQLDSGFKAVAFEKKDMDDLRLALNALKSEEEKLQDKIQETILEQASLLNLGAFVVLTPPIEPEQGDAVFPISLKTTLILGGMASLVLALSSVAIAEFLDPRIPLLERPGLSLGSFSGRLPRTTETLYEELAALGQGIALQIRKRGIQTLLFISLFDNADSRCALPIYVDGSGKKPEMFWHPGNLASVLSGLYAFKHPELKVLYFTQRAAELDGFALFNPFRNKRLVLKLGRLELYRSCTQENLYQLLAETVDEDILDPGFLKNLQAQQGFHLIFLHPWMSATGGNPVAGQPAAIERQNRVALIEDIADGVILGISKSASDVRELKFLESSIQPEQIVGNVVFP, encoded by the coding sequence ATGGACTCCATTTTTCTGGTCTTAAAGCGCCATCGCTGGCTGGCAACGGCTATATTCTGTTTTTCGTTTCTGACGGTCGTGCTGATTCACTTTTTGAGCGCCCCCGTGTATGAGGTGAAATCCAGCGTTTATATTCAGCGAAAAATTCCAAACCAGTATCAGGCTTACGAGTATGATGACACCCTGGATCATATCCGGATTTTAAAGTCCAATCTGGTGCTTGATAAAGTGGTGAGTCGGCTGAGAAAAGAGTTTCCCAAGCGGGAGGACGTGGCCCAGGACCTGTTGCTGAGACGTTTGAGAGCCGACAGCAACGTGAGTACGGAGCTGAGTCAGGTTACCAAGGTTATTGATCTGTATTTTCAGGATACTTCGGCTCACTTTGCCAAAAAAGTGCTGGATCATACCCTCAAATCTTACGAGGAGGCGTTGGCGCACATTGCTCAGGAAACCCGCCTGAAGGGGATCGACTTCCTGAAGGTGCGACTGGCAGAAGTGCAGAGAAATCGTCACCAGTTGGCCGAAAACCTGAAACAGGTGGAAGCTGCCAGCGGCACCACCGATATTGATCTAAAAAACTCGGAGTTGGTTAAGTTAAAAAGCAATTTTACACAGTTGCTGGGCACTACCAGTGCTGAAATTCTGGCCACTGAAAAGCAGATCAAACACCTGGAAAGAATATTGGGATTGTCTCCCGCACAGGTACAGCGCCTGGTCAGTATTAAAAGTGATCCCAAGCTGGAAATCTGGCAGAAGCAACTGGCCATGGAAAAGGGAGAACTGGCAAAACTGAAATCCGCCTTTACAGACAGCTATCCGGTGGTACTGGAGAAAGAAGATCTGATTCAACGTCTGGAGCGTTTGATTGGTCAGCGCATCCAGTCCAGTTACAGCCAGAACATTCATCCTGCCGCACTGGTGGGAGAGGACAAGGCCTTCAGTGATTTGGACGTTACGTTTGGCAAGCAGCTCATCGAGCTGACGACGCAGCGGGCAGCCCTGCTTCAGCAAAAATCCTATTACGAGAGTTTTTTGTCTCAGCTGGATAGTGGCTTTAAAGCGGTCGCTTTTGAGAAAAAGGACATGGATGACTTGCGCTTGGCTCTGAACGCCTTGAAAAGCGAAGAGGAAAAGCTACAGGATAAAATTCAGGAAACCATACTGGAGCAAGCCAGCCTACTGAATTTGGGTGCCTTTGTGGTTTTGACGCCACCCATCGAGCCGGAACAGGGCGATGCCGTATTTCCCATTTCCTTGAAAACCACTTTAATACTGGGGGGGATGGCCAGTCTGGTTCTGGCGCTGTCCAGTGTGGCCATCGCTGAATTTCTGGATCCTCGTATTCCGTTGCTGGAAAGACCGGGCCTCTCACTGGGCAGTTTTTCCGGCAGATTGCCCCGTACCACCGAAACTTTGTATGAGGAGCTTGCGGCCCTTGGTCAGGGTATCGCCCTTCAGATTCGCAAGCGAGGGATTCAAACCCTGTTGTTTATTTCCCTGTTTGACAATGCGGACTCTCGTTGCGCCTTGCCCATTTATGTGGATGGCTCCGGTAAAAAGCCCGAGATGTTCTGGCACCCTGGCAATCTGGCCAGTGTATTGAGCGGGCTGTACGCCTTTAAGCATCCGGAGCTGAAGGTTTTATATTTCACGCAACGGGCCGCAGAACTGGATGGCTTTGCACTCTTCAATCCCTTCCGCAATAAGCGACTGGTTCTCAAACTGGGACGCCTGGAATTGTATCGCTCCTGTACCCAGGAGAATCTTTACCAGTTACTCGCTGAAACTGTGGATGAAGATATTCTGGATCCCGGCTTCCTGAAAAACCTGCAAGCACAGCAGGGCTTTCACCTGATTTTCCTGCACCCGTGGATGTCCGCTACCGGTGGCAATCCTGTCGCTGGTCAGCCTGCGGCAATCGAACGACAGAATAGGGTTGCCCTGATCGAGGATATCGCTGATGGCGTCATTCTGGGGATTTCAAAGTCCGCCAGCGATGTCCGGGAATTGAAGTTTCTGGAGTCGTCGATTCAGCCGGAGCAGATTGTCGGGAACGTTGTTTTCCCTTAA
- a CDS encoding exosortase/archaeosortase family protein has protein sequence MKISDLRKKLTLDGLLLAVLLVLLSLPVLTSWLETLWQRPLDHNLIQLGGAIVLLFALLNSFKREALKKALTGSPLLNTSWIGLALLSGVLLVHALFDFLHIKSLYWMSYLGILAFSGWTLLGFQRFLHCLPYFLFSAFLLPVVNAEIHTAISLPLQLASTWLATQFSALFIPLTYHQNMMYIKGETFEITADCSGLQSWVGFIFAGLLKHLFEGLQKLELALLIPISLILALFLNSVRLCLTALVAYFASADQALAIHTNLDYVLLPLGFYLIWESGHWLKARFPVKGEEPNPDKAHPASSAKNRLITGITACLFLCVIVFHWVVNVPLNHPTPTTLSVPHHLADWQGSELALSEAEKKSLAGAQIINRAYHRPNQRVLLTVLQSDSPEYIHNFWGCLVGQGLQPKQVAQLKLTLNQRVYAIPVLQYEYEGRQYYEALWYQWDSGITASRWQWYQAVLQSRFGKPPSGWKIVTVTMPLPLQNPTESRQDDISILQDFSALMLKTLSPNP, from the coding sequence GTGAAAATTTCTGATTTACGAAAAAAATTAACTCTGGACGGTTTGTTACTGGCTGTCTTGCTGGTACTTCTCAGTCTGCCCGTGTTGACAAGCTGGCTGGAAACACTCTGGCAACGCCCGCTGGATCACAATTTAATTCAGCTGGGAGGCGCTATTGTATTGCTGTTTGCCCTCTTGAACAGCTTCAAGCGTGAGGCACTCAAAAAAGCCCTCACCGGGTCACCCCTTCTGAACACAAGCTGGATAGGCCTGGCTTTGTTAAGCGGGGTTCTTTTGGTGCACGCCCTGTTTGACTTTCTGCATATTAAATCGTTGTACTGGATGAGCTATTTGGGAATACTGGCTTTTTCAGGCTGGACATTGCTTGGATTTCAGCGTTTCCTGCACTGTTTGCCGTACTTTCTGTTTTCAGCGTTTCTGCTGCCCGTGGTCAACGCGGAAATCCACACAGCCATCAGCCTTCCGTTGCAACTGGCTTCAACCTGGCTGGCCACCCAATTTTCCGCCTTGTTTATACCACTCACCTACCATCAGAATATGATGTACATTAAGGGAGAAACTTTTGAAATCACCGCTGATTGCAGTGGCCTGCAGAGCTGGGTCGGGTTTATTTTCGCGGGGCTGCTCAAACATCTTTTTGAAGGGCTTCAAAAGCTGGAATTGGCTTTACTCATCCCCATTTCCCTGATTCTGGCCCTGTTTCTGAATAGTGTAAGGCTATGCCTGACCGCGCTGGTTGCCTACTTCGCCTCCGCCGATCAGGCGCTGGCCATCCATACCAATCTGGATTATGTGCTGCTACCCCTTGGGTTCTATCTCATCTGGGAAAGTGGCCATTGGCTCAAAGCCCGGTTCCCGGTCAAAGGGGAAGAACCGAATCCGGACAAAGCGCATCCCGCCTCTTCCGCAAAAAACAGGCTGATTACCGGAATCACGGCGTGTCTGTTCCTTTGCGTCATCGTGTTTCACTGGGTGGTGAACGTGCCACTGAACCACCCGACGCCAACGACTCTGAGCGTTCCCCATCATCTGGCAGACTGGCAGGGTTCGGAGCTGGCTCTATCGGAGGCCGAAAAAAAATCGCTGGCAGGGGCGCAAATTATCAATCGGGCCTATCACCGCCCCAATCAACGGGTGTTGCTGACCGTGCTGCAAAGTGACTCTCCTGAATATATTCATAACTTTTGGGGATGTTTGGTGGGGCAGGGGCTTCAGCCCAAACAGGTGGCGCAGTTAAAGCTGACCCTGAATCAGCGGGTTTACGCCATTCCGGTCCTGCAGTATGAGTATGAGGGAAGGCAGTATTACGAAGCGCTCTGGTACCAGTGGGATAGCGGCATTACGGCCAGTCGGTGGCAATGGTATCAGGCGGTACTGCAATCCCGCTTTGGAAAACCACCCTCTGGCTGGAAGATTGTCACCGTCACCATGCCCTTACCGCTGCAGAACCCTACAGAATCCCGGCAGGACGATATCAGCATTTTGCAGGACTTTTCCGCGCTGATGCTTAAGACCCTGAGCCCAAATCCCTGA
- a CDS encoding methyltransferase: protein MLDVHFWENRYITQNTGWDLAGPSPHFVALIKAPPAFLKPGAMAVLGAGRGHDAALFGQNAFQVSGFDYASSAVQEARQRYGQWADFHQRDIFTLGQADTPFAHQFDYVLEHTCFCAILPKQRPDYLQTVTRLLKPEGYLIGIFWEHEEADGPPFSTTLEAVQALFCDSFDIISVEERQPASNRRGIERLMVLRRKKEL from the coding sequence ATGCTGGATGTTCATTTTTGGGAAAATCGCTACATCACCCAGAACACAGGGTGGGATTTGGCGGGCCCTTCTCCGCATTTTGTGGCACTGATCAAGGCGCCACCGGCATTCTTAAAACCGGGCGCTATGGCCGTTTTGGGTGCCGGGCGTGGTCACGATGCGGCCCTGTTTGGGCAGAACGCCTTTCAGGTTAGCGGCTTCGATTACGCCAGCAGCGCCGTGCAGGAGGCCCGGCAGCGCTATGGCCAATGGGCTGATTTTCACCAGAGGGATATTTTTACGCTGGGGCAGGCAGACACCCCCTTTGCCCATCAGTTTGATTATGTGCTGGAGCATACCTGTTTTTGCGCCATTTTACCCAAACAGCGCCCCGACTACCTGCAAACCGTCACCCGCCTGCTCAAGCCGGAGGGCTATCTGATCGGCATTTTCTGGGAGCATGAGGAAGCCGATGGGCCACCGTTCAGCACCACGCTGGAGGCGGTTCAAGCTCTTTTTTGCGATAGCTTTGACATTATTTCCGTGGAGGAACGTCAGCCCGCCAGCAACCGCCGTGGTATCGAACGCCTGATGGTTCTCCGTCGAAAAAAGGAACTTTAG